The Anabas testudineus chromosome 15, fAnaTes1.2, whole genome shotgun sequence DNA segment CCTAACAAGTCTTTTTCctcaaacaaacatgaacatgaacatgagcaGCTGAAAATCTAGATAGATTTGCAACATGGTGCCATTgagtttgtacatttttacacCTATTGTTAAAAAACTGATATTGCATTTTAAAGTTTCATAATCTCTAAATAGGTGTTCTTTGGggcacacaaagaaacaaagtagTTGTTAGTGGACACAGCACAACTCAGTTCACTCAAATTCTTTGTGAAAGCTTACTCACCATTTTGCTTCTGATGTGTGAAGGAgacaagcagcagagaaaaatggCAGCAGCAGTCAAACTGCGGAAGGGTAATAAGGAAGGAGAGCAGGTTGActcacagaggaggagcagtgGTAAATGAGCACACCTCCAAACGCAGGCCCACCCCCCTTTGTGCCAGGTGTGACTCAGTTTTAGCTGCAACCtcagcatttgcattttatCATTACATTTGAAGCCTAAATCACAATGGATACACGTGCTTAACTGTGTGGCATAgtacaaaaatatgttgttgCCCTTTCATCTGTTGTAGTTGAGTGGAGATCTTCCCTTTTAGATAAAACACTCAGGTGAGTATGAGCCACTCGTTGATAGGAGTGGCACTTAACACCCATGTATGGAGAGCAAACCTGTTCAGGTTTAACTCATCTGCTGCTGAGGTTCAATTTACTTACCTTATAAGGTAAAAGGTGGGATAAGTGCACAGATCTGCCAAAATAATTTACCTGTCTGTTTCTGGAAGGAGTGTTGTTATGTATCAGATTCCAGTGGCAACAGCTTGCCTTATATGTGCATAAACATGACTGGTTTCACAAAAAGAAACTATGATTCAGGGACAATTAAAGGTTTGATTCTTGCCAGATCCTCATTAGCAAGAAAAGGAGACATGAAAGTGTGAAAGAATGTATGTTGAAACTAATGTCCATGTCACCATGTCTGTCTGTAGCATGACAGGAGTGTAGagatattataattataatacagTGATATACATTAGTCTCAAATTGACTATACTCTACTGCAATGAGTGCTTTAAATATGCTGATTTGCTGATGCTGAATATTATCAATGTAAAACTTTTACTTCTACTTTTACTTGTGGCAAACACCTAAGGTTCCTACTTTGTCTTACATACCTACACTCatgtaatgtgaaaaaaacCCTTAATATGCCTCATAGTTACAATCCAAACCTGTCAGTGGGGCATGGACATCCATGTCAAATTAGATACTATCACTCCTcaagaaacataaaaagaagTTTGTGATTTGTCAGCCATATACTGTACTTCTTAATACATCCTTTAACATACAACAAATGAATTAGAAGTACAGCCTACTGTCTGTGTTCtcttttgtacatttacattttagtcatttagcagacgcttttatccaaagcgacttacaagtcattacaaggtacaaagggaggcagggtgagcgtgaggaggtcttgcctaaggacccctactggaggtagccacagctgggattcaaaccccagtctcacatgggaggcagtgatgttaccactacactaaccagccgctttTGTGCTGTGAAATCATACTTTTCAAGGtgctaaatgaaaaatattacaatttccTGCAATGACAAGGTCACATCCTGTTCAAACTGCTAAACTTGGTCATCGGCAAATGACAGAATgattctgttctttatttttcagatgcTGTGTACATATAGTTGAATGGAGAGTTCAGTGAATAGTAAACCGTTTCTCCACAgtggttatttttaaatacagataCCCTGTTTCAGCATCACAGTGGCTGCTTGCTTCCTCTGTGTGGATTAGTGGTTTACAGAGAGCCAGGGTCCCACCCCACATCCTTTTCCAAAAAGCAGGCTGcctaaatgtcagcatgtcacAGCTCACCTGGAAACTATAACCTGTGAGATGTgtttatagatatatatatgtgtttcaAACAGTCAAAAGGTATTATTTAGCTACAAAAATCTCCCTTTTAGTGGTTTGATGGTGGATTTGAACTGTGGAAAGGCCTGCCTATGAGAGCTAACGGCAGCGGAGGAGCAACTTTATAAAGTAGTAAAAGGGGAAATAGAGCTCTGAACCACATGTGGCAGGAAATGACTGCTGCATAactctctttctgctgctgcaagCACGTTGCAAGTTTGGCCTGTTGAGTCAAAGCTGAAAACCCAAATCCATGACAACTGTGACATCTACTGGTAAATTAGGGGAGATGCCCTCTGTAGTACATCAGTGATGACGTTTATCACAGAGTGAGGAGAGTGATCATGTTCTGTTAGAGAATGGGGATGGTATATAAGTTCTCTTGACAATAAAATATCAACATCATAATTTGGAGTAAAACATCTTCTGCATTCTGCCATTGAAACATGTTGTGATACTGAATGATGCCTACGTGTGCTCAAAGTTCAGCCACCTTTTGATGCCTCATATTAATTACTGCAGCTGGCACCTAAGATCAGTTAAAGATctgttaaagtcatttttatgtCATACAAAATGATTCCTTTTGAGTCCTTTTATTTTAGAATCTGCCAATCTAAGAAAAGGGACATTGCACAAAAATTGGGCATAGCCAATGTGACAATTTGGAATATCTTGAAGAAGGCAGCAGTCATTGTTGTGATGAACAACATACACAGGACAGGTTGGAAAAGCAGCTACAGCTGGTGAGAGAAGCTCTGTGTTTCCAGGTCGTTCTCCAGCGTTGTGCTGTTTGACTGCTCATCAAACCTGTTCCTCTCTACCACACATTTGAAGTTACCTAATGCTCGAAAAGATAATGAGAGAAACAACATACAAAATACAGATGCAACAAAATGCAGCTATATTTGCTTTCATAACTatcacatgtttttattgttattatgttatGGTGCAAAGATTCTAGCAGGATTTGAACTAAAACAAGTTGTGGCTGTAGTTTCTCTATGAATTGTCGAGGCCTTAGTTTTGTCACATTCCAGACATTGTGGAGAGTTAGCACGACAACGACCGCCCTAAGAGATCGGGTTAGAACACGtttaaagcacaaacaaatcTCCCTCTGTTTTGAAAGTGTCCTACGCTCGTTGTCTCAAGGTCCATCTTCTGCTGAGGTGACAAAACCCTCTGGCCCTCTTCCCCTGTAGGTTCTTGTGTCTGCTTTGGAGTCAAGCTTTCACTCAAAttgtcacacaaacatccactgaAAAGCCTGCTGTCTagatatatttgcattttacaaCATGGCTTCACGGAGCTTACACATTATTTATCATCCCTAGATACATGTTCTATGGGGCACACATAAAAGCCAAGAAGTAGTAAACAGACACAGCACACCTCAGGTTAACCTCAGGTTAACCAAGTTCTTTATGAAAGCTACTCACCACTTCATTCATGCTGTTTAAAGAAAATGGCAGCAGCAGTTGACATGTTGAAGGACCATTGCCAGGACAATTACAATTAGCCTCTGCTTTGAATCAGTTTACACTTGAAACCTGAATGACAGTAAACATATTTGCTTCTCTGTGTGGCAAAGTTTACTTAAAGCTTTTATCATGTAAGGTACAGTAGGAGAATCTATCACTACACACCAAGTTAAATCACAATTAGGCCCTTTAATCTAGTCTgagtttctccttttcctctgctCTCATCCCTCATTCACTGTCTGGGTGATGGATTTATCACCCAGTTGTGTATCATTACAGGATGTATAGTCTAGTGGGGATGCACTGTTTCCAGTGAAAGTTAACAGGTGGAAAGGTCTTTGTAAATGCTCACTGAGGTGGGGAGTGATGCTGTATTGCCggcactgtacatacagtacagcacataTAGAAAGCAGTTGAGCAGCAGTCACCTGAACACGTTAATTGTATTGGAGTGAAGAGAAAATCTCAATTATCTGCCAGAGGATTTCAagttgtcatgttttgttttgttttttcatttcatcaaaGTGACTCTCACATACTGCAGAACCCATGAGGTGAAATGCAACAGAGATGCAGAGGTTCAACCTCAATGCGAATATGTGTGAACTGAGAATATGTGTGAACCCAGCAGCAAAGTCAGTTTATGTGTTATCACGAGCAGAGCACTACTGTACTTAAGCAGAGTTCTGAGGTACTTTACTGgggtattttcattttatattacttTCCACTAAAATTCTGAAATAAGTATAATTGCACTTTACtccactttttttatttgacagctttagtCACTACTTACAGTTTTGCAAATATAGATTGTTAAGACACAACAAAATCAGTTGACAAataatgatgtattattatgaataaaCTACCTCTCAGTACATGAAGTTAAAGTTAGCACCAGCTTCTCCAGTTGCTGCATGTCTATGGTGTTGCAATGTCAACTTGCTATTTCAAGATTGATTTCAATCTTGAGAATGAATCTTACCACTAGTTTTAGTGCATATGTTTCCACACAATGCCTTTATTTAAACCAACGGCTCTAGAAGCAAAGACATTATGTCTCTTGTAGTGTATAAACACAGTGTAGTAAGAAGTATCAGGATGTTGAAGAGACTGGGCCGAAAAATAGAATCTGTtcaaaaggagaaaacacagaaacttgAAAGAGGAGACCACGTTTGTTCAAACTGAAAAAGCTTGTGCCTCAGATTATGTAGGCATCTGGTCCTTGCTTGCTTGCTTATCTCCAGAGTTAGTAGATTGCCAGGCACAACCACTGCAAAAGGGAACAAAACGATTCAATAAACTGTTTAAAGTAGACGTGCTGACAAACTAGAGGTTGTAGGTCTTTTCTCACCCACCTGTTGCATGTCCAGTTCAATCTTCCCAGAGTCACCTTTATCCAGAGACTTAAACATTTCTGGACACAAAACAATTTCTTATTATACAAACATGCTACAGCTCAATATGAGACACCAAGTGGTTCTTGCTGACACTTACTGAAGAGCATTTCCAGTTTGATGAGGCAGCCTACAAAGTTGTCAAAGTCTATGGCATACTGAGCATCAGCGTAGCGATTGACAATGGCCTGCAGCACGGCGCTGTTGACCTGGAAACCTAAGACAAAAAAGAGGCGCCGCTTGCTATCATTTGTTGTGTCTCCTGCTCTAAGGATCACTTTCATATATGTTTATTATATCTTAAGGAAGCACAAGTTTTGAATGCAATAGTAGAGATTAGGCTAGTGATAGTGGAAGATGTATGGTACACAGCCACACCCATGGGTGCTCTCCTCCTGTGACAGTGTATGTCAGTAAAATCTATGTATGACTATGTGTCAGTGTTGGCGATTCCCCACGTGATTGTGATTGTTACCTGCTTCAGTGACAGCTTCCCTCATTTCGTGTGAGCTCATGGTGCCAGAGTGGTCGGTGTCCCGGTTCTTGAAGATTTCCTATATGAGCCAGAATACATGAGTGCTAAAGAAATTCAACCAACACGACCAacattcatttcaaataaacacaacttaCCAGGTATTTCTGCAGTTTCTTCCAAAACACCTGGAATTCCACTAGTCCCAGCGTGTTATTTTCATCTTTCTGGGTAATGTTAAGGTTTACAGTGTCACAGTGCTAAGATGACATTTGCACATTTGAggcaatataaaaaaatcagtgtCGTTTTTAAAGAGGATACATCCAGCAGACCGACAATGAGGCGACACGTCTCTAGGCTGAAGCCGTGTGTCTTGATGTCAGACCCTGCAAAAAGCAACAGCTAGCTAAATctaatcaataaaaacatatatacacaatatatacatataacaTATACTGAATCAAGGTGTCCAATGTACTTACGGTTAGAGACAATCTTGTTCAAAATTTCCACCAGTTCAAACGAAGACACCTCCATGTCCTGTTTGGAAAATGCCCGTTATAATCTGTGTTATCTGAATTCACTTAGACCAATTCAGAGctgaattaacatttaattcactgcctgtttttatttccactatACATACAGGGCCAGCAATCTGCTTGAAGAGGTTCTTGAAACGAGGATCCACATCTTTCTCAGTTATGTCCTCCTGTGAGACAAAAATACCGCCACTAGTGTCAAATAAAAGCACTGGCTTTTAAATTGAACTTTCAACATGAATGTGATGCATCGCCTTGGTGAAATAAAGTAATGTTTCTAATTctttaatgattattttacattaatgtaaTGTTCTTACCTCCTCTATTTTAGCATGAATCTCTGCCTCCATTGggctaaaaaacaaatacacattataGTATGAATTTAAAACCATCCCGTGACCAAAACAGGGCCTCTCACTTTTATCCACTAGGTGGGCGTCTAAGCTACAACTCTGAAGCCTGCATTAATTGTAACGCAGATACCTGGTTGCAATATTCTTTTCTGAAAAGACCCTGAGAACAAAGCTGGCGTTCTTATGAGGCTGAAAGGTCGAGGGAACTATGGCGTATTCCCCTGGAGGAAGTTTGAAGCGGTCACACACTTCACGTGTGTTGATGAAGTTGCTGCTCATGGCCACAGCTCTCTGTCGCAGCAGGACATCTGGTCCTAGACGAACATTGTTGTTGCCTTTGTACTGAACATGGAGAAGAGTTTTTTTAGCCAGATATTAACACTACAATCAGCCAATGCTCTTGACACCTCAAATGTCTCTTTTGCAGCTAAACTTTCATTTTAATGAAGGGATCATTTCTGGCATGTACcagtacaaatacacacctGATCTGGGATCTGTGAAAGGAAACAGATAAAGCATTATAGAACACCAGTCAGTTCATTTAGGATGTAAAACACAGGATGCTGATTTAATATGAAGTATCGTGATATTCAGACATACCTTATAAATGGCAAAGCCAATGGTCTCAAGGTCTCGGTTGAGCCTCCTCTGCTGTCGCCCATTCTTTTGCATCAGCCCTACCAGAAAGGTGCATCCAGGCTTTCCATCCACAGGATGATCATCTACATCCTCCAGGCGCAACACAAACTGGGGGTTGGACGGGAATGTGGctggaacacacacagaagtctACATGAAGCAGTGTCAAGACAAAGCCTTttttctcagacacacacacggtttTTGTTTCCCTAACCTGAGTGATTGCGGCAGCCGCCGGCAGTAGAGCCGATCCTCCACATCCCCTCAAACTGGTACGGGTTCCAGCCGTGAGCCTCATCGCTCGTGAGGGTGTCTGGGGTCAAGTTACAGATCTCCAGCTTGGAGAACTGCTTGGTAAAGTCTGCGAAGGCCATCCTGTGGAGAGCGACATGTTTCTAACAAGGGGAACAGTGTTGTTTCTCACACATGAACTCCCCAGCACTTTTTCTTGCTTCAGTTCGAGGTTTAATAGTTCCTTTGGTACAGGGACAGAAATGTTACTTACAATATAAGTGAAAAATTAAAGGCAATAGATTTACCAGAACTCTCCATCTTCAGCCACGTTATCAAGCCTCTTTTTCTCATCTTCACTGACGCACTTCCATTCGTTAGATctaattttgattaaaaaaagaaaaaagtgtcaTCATGAACATTAAGAAAAATCCTAGAATAAACTAATGACAGCTCATGCTTTGTAAAAACAGGGTGTTTACTCATCACTCCAAGGACCTGTCCACTCCACCTGACCCCATGGGTTCCTGATGCGGACCAACTGAACCACCTTGCCTTGGTAATGCACCTGGAGGAGCCAGCCAAAGTTAGCAGTGGAATTAGCATGCcgaaaacaaaaataaaataacacacacacacacacacaataaaacaaacagtagtTTAGGTGTGATATGTACCTCTTCTGCACCAGTGACTGAATATGCATGTCCTTTCACAAGTTTGAGTGCTGTGATGGCCTCTGTCTCATAGGCGCTAGTGATCTGAAATTGATAAGAACAAACATGCCatcatgttattattattttatttttgcaaatgcaaattgGTATACAAACCAGTATGAAAATTAGACTCACATCAATAGAGCAGCCCATCAGTGAGCCCAGTTTCAGGGCCTTCTGCATAATTTGGAAGAGCTTTGGTGGAGCCTTGCTTAAGTCGTATGATTCTGCGATTCCTCCTGTGAAATCCTCAAAACCCTCGATAGTGTTTCCACCTGTCAGAGCCTCATAGGAGCCATTCACCCTGTCAGACGCGGACACAATGGGATGTGAATAGATTTACTAACTacattttgtacttttacactACATAACTTTTCTGATGAAACTAAAGATACAAGAGGAGCAATCCGTACTTGGCATAGGCCTTCTCCAGCAGCGCGCTCCAAAACTCTGAGCCCTCGGGTGAGTGAACAAACAGTAGCTTCCCATCTTTGGTGGGTAAGCGGTCATCAACCACCACATCCACCCACTCACCATACTGCCAGAGCTGAGAAAGAAGGTTCCCACAATTAAACTCAGCACCTAATCCTTTATAAACGGTCATCCTCAAATTATGTATTCTGCATAACACTACTGCTCATGTGGAatacacaaatgtacaaatgtgaaCTATTGTAGTATTTCCATTCTTTGTCCCTAAGCTTTTCTCACGACACAGTACAACACAATTTGCTGTCACAGAGGGTGCAACTTGATACGAAGCTCTGCATGACCACTTTTATCTAGTGGTGCCTGTTGGAAATTTGCCTGCAGGTGCAAGATACTTCTTTCACATTTGCTGGAGAACAGGTAGAACGGGTTTTTGGCATAACTAATTGATTTGTAAACAAACTGACTGAAAGTTGGATTTATCTTCAAATAACACATGAATTGATATTTGAAGGTTACAATAAAAAGTATTAGGTGACAGTTTGACTGGTTGCAGTGCGATATGAATAAACAAAGCAGGAGAAACAACAATGATAGAAGGTAAAAACAAAGCCAGCAGGAAGGGTAGGGTTCGTGGTCAGATGAGGAAAGTCTTTGTCTCACCTGAAAGTGAAATATCCCGGCATAATCTTCAGTAAAACTTTGTCCAGAGGGCACAACACGGTCCAGGAACTGCTGGTCCAGAGTCAGAGAGGCTATGGCAGCCAGAAGCCAGCAGTCACCTGCACAGTGTGAGCGGATACGAGCGCTGAGATTAGGCAACGTGTGGTGTTTTTAGTGCAGTAAACAACATAAGCCAACAACCCCCTGACCTCTCCCATTGTTTCTCAAAGATGGGATGGGTGGAGGATTTGAACCAGAGATGTTTGTGGTTCCCATATAGCAAACAAAGCACTCTATAATTCATCCGCCAGCCCTCTGATCACTCAAACATTTACCCatcctctttcctctcacttACCAAGAGCTCCTTGGCAAATGTCCGTCCGTGTTGCTCCATCGCAAATGAACTTTGGGTCGGCACACAGCTCCTACACAGAGCAGCAATATTTATGACGAATATTTGGATTCTTAAACAACATGCAGTAGCTGCTGTACACTGTAGTTCTTGAAATGAGAATTAGCAGCTAAATTGTTTTAGACTGAAGCAGAATTGTGCTGTTGAAATTGTCCTGATCTTTACTTCTGTTACCAAATGTCTTGGCTTGAGAAATTTAATGTTTACCATCACCAATGTGCATGCAGGATAATAAATCACAGTGtataaaaattgtattttgtgttaattgtgtgtttctttttggcAGCTCCTTACTGTTGGTCTCTTCCACAACACTCCCTTGGTCTTGGATGAGCATGCCCCCAGTTCGTTGTAGCCCAGTGATTTGTTTTCAGCTGGAAAACAGTCATCCTCAAACAGGCGTCCACGCTTCAGACACTGTTGTCGCAGAGCGTCATAATCCTGCTGACAGAACTTCACAGCATTCTGGTTGGTGCCAATGCCCTGGTCCCTGTCCTGCTGGCGAGCCACTCGATCTGCCGTGGATGTCATCCTTGCCGTTCGACAGTGCAACCGTACAGAATATAGACTCTCTGGATGCTGGGACTGGATTCTCCTTTACTTGAACACAATCTAGACGTGTCTTTGTTACACCCTCCTATATAGTTGCAGCTTGAGATGGGGAAACAGGGTGGGACCACAGCCTGGGAGGGGCCTCTGGCGAACAGGTGAGGTGAACAGACAGTAGCAAATGCAAATACATGTACGTGCCTACATCTGTAGTGCAAACAGGGACACTCCCAAAGGCAACTAGAAGCACCCCTATTTTGATTTTGTGACTTTATAAAAATAGATGTGGGTAGTGTACTGCATTTATTGTTTCCCTGTCTATTTGCTGGatttatatttgtgtgaaattaaaacatttgaaattctGTAACAGTGTGTATCATACGTCCTGCAGGGAAGACACAAATAAGAGGTCTTATTGTAAGGgattaaaatgaacacaaactCCTGAGAGTTGtgaaagagacattttaatGACATTGCAACACAAAGCCTGGAGGATGTCTGCATCCAGTCAGCTGAACGGCACATACATTATACTTGTGTGATCTTATATCCTCATCCTGTTCTTACATCCTTTATGCAAATTACACCAAAGTGAATCCTTAGTCAAATAGTTTTCAATCTGCTTGACCAGCTGGTTTAGTCAGGAGCGTCGCTGAACATCAGctgtcaaacacatttctgaaacGGCAACGTTAGTGTGTAACAGTAGTGCATGTTAGTGAATGCACCCatgtttaaatcatttcagAATGATGACTGTGCAGGtagagattaaaaacaaaaagctactTAGTATAACTCTCATTTCTAGATGAGGCTCTGCACTGTTGACCATAGGTGACTACCAATAAGCTTTTGATCCACTGTGGTAGTAGTGTTAAAAGTAACAGTCACCTGAACAAAGGCAGATACTCTGTCAGACCTTTTTTACTGatgtacattttcatacatTGTGGTCCAAAAATGTCTACAGTGCAcccagtgtttttattattgtggaAAAGAAGGGTGGATCATAAACCACTAAATACTATGTCTACACAGTCTTGTTTGTGAACCTCCTGTATTATGACAAATGACTGTCAACACTAATAATCCCTGATACTTTTCAAGCTCAGACttaataattactgcatagtGATTTCCACAGTGTGACCACTGAGCTCAGCGTATGATACCCGCTTACACTGGTATCAACCACAGAGTGAGGATGCATTCATGTATGAGAcgcaaaaaaaaggaaaaacagagcCCATTAGGAAACACTTTACAATGGGTACAACGTAATCAAGCTATTCCTAGCATACTTTACTATTATACTCATGTAGCATTCAAAGTCATTATTTATACATGCACTCTTGTTTTCACCAAACATTTAATATGCTCAGCTCACTTTCACTATGTAAGTAAGATTTAATGTGGTCTTAGATAAAATGTAGCTGCTATTCTGATGAGACACGTTGATTTGACTTGGCACAGGAAAACATGTAACACTACTCCAAATAATGTTGTTTCTGGATCATTACAGTATAGCGGTTCATAACTATTTGAGTATATCAGGTATTTGAGACCAGTGATATTtgcaatttaaatgtttgttttccgTGTATCCTGGTTTATTGAATTTCAAACAAAACGCTGACTACCAGGCTCAAATGCCATCTTTCATCTAAATTTCGAGAACTGAGATTTTTGCAACTGGTTACAACCAGCTAAACGGAGTATTGTAATGTgttaatgtatatttaatacTACAGACACCCAGgagacaaaaagcaccattaaatgtgcaaataaaaaaaatacaacttcaCAGTTCCAACCTCTTGGCAACTGTAAGTCCTTGACCGACTCTAACTTTTGATCTCCCACCTATTCCTCTGGTTACTTTCTGGCTTTGATCACTGGCTTTTGTACAGCATGTTGCACTGTAGTCACCAGCTAGTTGCTAATGACCTTTAACCTTAGCAGTTGTTTACTGCACACTATCTCTCAGATGACTCACAGTTGGGTAACTATGCAGGGATTGTCAAGAGGATATGAGTTGAATTTCATCCAGTGGCAACGACATATGAGTTTTTATTATGAACTTTTATAGTGATTAAAATTTATATTGGCCTGTCAGTGACGTGGTTTCTGCTTTAATACTTTCAGTGGGTGTGTTTTGAGCTTctaatacatatatacatggCCCACTCTTATTTTCCTGTGTGATTTGTCTCTTAGAAAGGCAGAGTTGTTTGTATTTCAGTGCAGATGTTTGTATGAAGTGCTTTTCAGTCAACTTAATGCCAATTTCTCTGCTcttcagtatttaaaaacaacatgttttagtCAAGTCAGTGACGTTTCTGCCTGTGGCTTAATGCGTGCTACTCTATCTAACTGAAATATTATATTCTGCATTATTATAGTAGGGCAGCAGGTGttgtaataatacatttacagagAATCTTGTTATTTGGACTTTGGTGAAGATTTCTTCCTTGAACAAAACCTGGGTGTCATATATATAGAAGTAGTAtatgtagtttattttattgcattttatctCTCTCCACCACACCCAGCTCAGTGTCTAAGGACTTAGCGTGGGACCCTCGAGGGACCGCTGCAACGTGCAAGGCGTTGGTCACATGACCGAGAAGCCTCTTTGACACGTTTTTAAATCATATAACAGTAAAACGCACTagtgcaaatgtatttatttaattacaaaaCCTCTGAAGGTTTATTCAGACGGCACATTAAACAGAGTAGGTACCGATGCTAAAATCGTTCGT contains these protein-coding regions:
- the LOC113158401 gene encoding calpain-2 catalytic subunit-like, producing the protein MTSTADRVARQQDRDQGIGTNQNAVKFCQQDYDALRQQCLKRGRLFEDDCFPAENKSLGYNELGACSSKTKGVLWKRPTELCADPKFICDGATRTDICQGALGDCWLLAAIASLTLDQQFLDRVVPSGQSFTEDYAGIFHFQLWQYGEWVDVVVDDRLPTKDGKLLFVHSPEGSEFWSALLEKAYAKVNGSYEALTGGNTIEGFEDFTGGIAESYDLSKAPPKLFQIMQKALKLGSLMGCSIDITSAYETEAITALKLVKGHAYSVTGAEEVHYQGKVVQLVRIRNPWGQVEWTGPWSDESNEWKCVSEDEKKRLDNVAEDGEFWMAFADFTKQFSKLEICNLTPDTLTSDEAHGWNPYQFEGMWRIGSTAGGCRNHSATFPSNPQFVLRLEDVDDHPVDGKPGCTFLVGLMQKNGRQQRRLNRDLETIGFAIYKIPDQYKGNNNVRLGPDVLLRQRAVAMSSNFINTREVCDRFKLPPGEYAIVPSTFQPHKNASFVLRVFSEKNIATSPMEAEIHAKIEEEDITEKDVDPRFKNLFKQIAGPDMEVSSFELVEILNKIVSNRSDIKTHGFSLETCRLIVGLLDKDENNTLGLVEFQVFWKKLQKYLEIFKNRDTDHSGTMSSHEMREAVTEAGFQVNSAVLQAIVNRYADAQYAIDFDNFVGCLIKLEMLFKMFKSLDKGDSGKIELDMQQWLCLAIY